Proteins from a genomic interval of bacterium:
- the cobO gene encoding cob(I)yrinic acid a,c-diamide adenosyltransferase — translation MDPENKESNLPRDNERHDEIMRRRKASYDVRKASATKEKGLIIVHTGPGKGKTSAALGMIFRALGHGMNVGVVQFTKGAIQTGEALFAAELSGRLDFFTLGEGYTWETQNRQRDMEVARRAWQQAQKMVDDPKYQLILLDELNIILKFEYLPVDEVLETLRNKREDLHVIVTGRGAKEELIELADLATEMKIIKHPYPKGIKAQKGIEY, via the coding sequence ATGGATCCTGAAAATAAGGAATCAAATTTGCCTCGAGATAATGAGCGACATGATGAAATTATGCGTCGCAGGAAAGCATCGTACGATGTTCGCAAAGCCTCTGCGACGAAAGAAAAAGGCCTGATCATCGTTCACACCGGACCCGGCAAAGGAAAAACGAGCGCCGCGCTGGGAATGATTTTTCGCGCGCTCGGACATGGCATGAACGTTGGAGTCGTTCAATTCACAAAAGGTGCCATACAAACGGGCGAAGCATTGTTTGCAGCAGAACTTTCAGGGCGCCTTGATTTTTTTACATTGGGCGAAGGTTATACGTGGGAAACACAGAATCGCCAGCGGGATATGGAGGTTGCCAGAAGAGCATGGCAGCAAGCTCAAAAAATGGTCGACGATCCGAAATACCAATTGATCCTTTTGGATGAACTGAACATCATTCTCAAATTCGAATACCTACCGGTGGATGAAGTTCTCGAAACATTAAGAAACAAGCGCGAGGACTTACACGTCATTGTGACCGGTCGGGGTGCGAAAGAGGAATTAATCGAACTGGCCGATCTAGCGACGGAGATGAAAATCATCAAACATCCGTATCCAAAAGGGATCAAAGCTCAGAAGGGAATCGAATACTAA
- a CDS encoding (2Fe-2S) ferredoxin domain-containing protein has translation MSERKLPEGIPNRFVDVLRKDQQVKEIRVLEGQLLVCLGCCCGNTDRGMPELPLAEFKQQWKERGIRLRIHLSISGCLGPCSLANVILILFGGQSIWLHSINTPQHVTAVYDYLERMLAAQKYFPPDGMLADCHFNRFIFDTASAGKW, from the coding sequence ATGTCGGAAAGGAAGTTGCCGGAAGGAATTCCGAATCGCTTTGTCGATGTATTGCGAAAAGATCAACAGGTGAAGGAGATCCGTGTATTGGAAGGACAACTTCTGGTTTGTTTGGGATGTTGCTGCGGCAATACGGACCGGGGAATGCCGGAACTCCCGCTCGCAGAATTTAAGCAGCAGTGGAAAGAGCGCGGAATCCGATTGCGCATTCATTTATCGATTAGTGGTTGCCTTGGCCCTTGTTCGTTGGCGAACGTCATTTTGATTCTATTTGGAGGACAATCAATATGGTTGCATTCCATCAATACTCCGCAACATGTAACCGCCGTTTATGATTATCTGGAACGGATGCTTGCAGCGCAAAAATATTTTCCTCCGGACGGCATGCTTGCGGATTGCCATTTCAATCGCTTCATATTTGATACGGCCTCCGCAGGGAAGTGGTAA
- the cbiB gene encoding adenosylcobinamide-phosphate synthase CbiB, which translates to MPPLLFTLAYTLDWLIGDPAWLPHPVRWMGKVIEAGEKALRKISRSSLLEFSCGLTLTLFVIGLFAGGSWFIILLIKQWNQTIAIIVLPYLAVMTLASRSLLDETLAVSRLLSRGDLISARKQVARIVGRDTENLDEQEIARASIETLAESASDGIIAPMLYLAIGGIPAALAYKAINTLDSMIGHRNQRYEFFGKCAARFDDLTCFIPSRLTGMLIILAAWTLRLNWRGAFKVMWHDGSKHASVNAGYPEAAMAGALGVRLGGTNYYDGEPHQGPFLGVDQNPLDNRALRNGLRLTVCVSSWMFAISLTICILISYL; encoded by the coding sequence ATGCCGCCATTGCTGTTTACTCTAGCCTACACACTGGATTGGCTGATCGGTGATCCTGCCTGGCTTCCACATCCCGTGCGCTGGATGGGCAAAGTGATTGAAGCTGGCGAAAAGGCTCTACGAAAAATTTCTCGCAGTTCTCTTCTGGAGTTTTCCTGCGGCCTGACTCTTACACTTTTTGTAATCGGCTTATTTGCCGGAGGCAGCTGGTTCATTATTTTGCTGATAAAACAATGGAATCAAACGATCGCGATCATCGTTTTGCCGTATCTTGCGGTCATGACATTGGCAAGTCGTTCACTGTTGGATGAAACACTCGCCGTGTCCCGTTTACTTTCCCGTGGAGATTTGATTTCGGCGCGCAAACAGGTTGCGCGTATTGTGGGACGTGACACAGAGAATCTGGATGAACAAGAAATCGCAAGAGCATCCATAGAAACATTGGCGGAAAGTGCGTCGGATGGAATAATCGCTCCAATGTTGTATCTTGCAATCGGTGGCATTCCGGCAGCACTGGCATATAAAGCGATCAATACTCTCGATTCAATGATCGGCCATCGCAATCAGCGATATGAATTTTTCGGAAAATGTGCTGCCCGATTCGATGATTTGACTTGTTTTATCCCATCCCGTTTGACAGGCATGCTGATCATTTTGGCTGCATGGACATTGAGATTGAATTGGCGCGGTGCATTCAAAGTGATGTGGCATGACGGATCAAAACATGCAAGCGTGAATGCTGGGTATCCGGAAGCGGCCATGGCCGGCGCTCTGGGCGTGCGGCTCGGTGGAACAAATTACTACGACGGCGAACCACATCAAGGTCCATTTCTTGGGGTTGACCAAAACCCGCTGGACAATCGTGCGTTACGAAACGGCCTGCGTCTCACCGTTTGCGTTTCAAGCTGGATGTTTGCAATCAGTCTCACGATTTGCATTTTGATTTCGTACTTATGA
- a CDS encoding pyridoxal phosphate-dependent class II aminotransferase: MNSSSNPIHGGRVFEVARRLKIDPARIIDFSANINPLGPPQGVLRLFSQEQTATHLNIYPDSHDFICAVARKHNIARDQIVVANGVSALIFAVLQTFRPSRVLILEPAFAEYSRACCAVKANITSLALSEQSGFMPEFAALIQTIEHRQFDLVILNSPHNPSGILYPPQQLMRLIDSAERNSVLVVLDEAFVDYVPEASLVSFAGSKSNLIVFRSLTKFYAMPALRIGYAVCSPDLAASMAMQLDPWPVSTIALQAGRLALQEIEYEEQSRIANAAAREEFVTALRSIGLTVFSSVANFLLIKLHSSSGGDLALWLEKRHTLIRTLNSLHGLEDSYVRLAVRMRTENLQLVSKIQAFLLKG, from the coding sequence ATGAACTCAAGTTCGAATCCGATTCATGGAGGAAGAGTCTTTGAAGTTGCGCGTCGCTTGAAAATCGACCCCGCGCGAATCATTGATTTCAGCGCAAACATCAATCCGCTTGGACCACCTCAAGGTGTGCTACGGCTTTTTAGCCAGGAACAAACCGCCACTCATCTCAATATTTACCCTGACTCACATGATTTTATATGTGCCGTCGCAAGGAAACACAATATAGCAAGGGATCAAATCGTTGTTGCGAACGGCGTTTCTGCTTTGATTTTTGCAGTATTGCAAACGTTTCGCCCTTCACGAGTTTTGATTCTGGAACCTGCGTTCGCAGAATACTCTCGCGCATGCTGCGCGGTGAAAGCGAATATTACCTCATTGGCTCTTTCAGAACAGTCAGGCTTCATGCCTGAATTTGCAGCATTGATTCAAACGATTGAGCATCGTCAGTTTGATCTGGTTATTTTAAATTCACCACACAATCCATCGGGAATTCTTTATCCACCGCAGCAACTGATGCGGTTGATTGATTCAGCAGAACGCAACAGTGTTTTGGTCGTGCTGGATGAGGCTTTTGTCGATTACGTTCCTGAGGCAAGTCTGGTCTCGTTTGCAGGATCAAAATCGAACTTAATTGTGTTCCGCTCGCTAACAAAGTTTTATGCCATGCCCGCGCTGCGAATTGGATATGCTGTCTGTTCACCAGATTTAGCTGCATCAATGGCAATGCAACTGGACCCTTGGCCGGTCAGCACAATTGCATTGCAAGCAGGCCGTTTGGCACTTCAGGAAATCGAATACGAAGAACAATCACGCATAGCGAATGCTGCCGCCCGCGAAGAATTTGTTACTGCTCTTCGCAGCATCGGATTAACCGTTTTCTCTTCTGTCGCCAACTTTCTTTTGATAAAGCTTCATTCTTCATCCGGTGGCGATTTAGCATTATGGCTGGAAAAGCGTCACACTTTGATCCGAACGCTGAATTCCCTTCACGGACTGGAAGATTCATACGTCCGCCTCGCGGTCCGAATGCGTACTGAAAATCTTCAGCTGGTTTCTAAAATCCAAGCATTCCTGTTAAAAGGATAA